In one window of Pseudoalteromonas espejiana DSM 9414 DNA:
- a CDS encoding GspE/PulE family protein, which produces MRPSLKMRLGDLLVHEQMISEAQLSEALNVQAASGRKLGATLIALNFISEPQLLRFLAQQLQIPFLDISQRKISSEVSKLLSEVYARRYRALVIEDNGDSVLVGMSDPADLRALDQLAPMLAPKRLELAVVQESQLMAAFDNVYRRTEDITNFAEKLHEEYEDVEEFDLNSLADETSDATVVKLLQSIFEDAVQVRASDIHIEPDERLLRIRQRVDGVLQEHTLNQVKIASALVLRLKLMSGLDISEKRLPQDGRFNIKVHTHSIDVRLSTMPVQYGESVVMRLLDQSAGLLSLDETGMPVHILKRLRSIIKRPHGMVLVTGPTGSGKTTTLYGALSELNQQESKIITVEDPVEYRIGRVNQVQINNKIGLSFASVLRTTLRQDPDIIMVGEMRDQETVDIGLRAALTGHLVLSTLHTNDAISSAMRLIDMGAPAYLVASSLRAIIAQRLVRRICPECKIPYHPDKQEQSWLTYLGENLSNTQFWRGQGCTACNHSGYKGRVGIFELLEMNDAMMDALRNNDTQQFAEAAKNSANFAPLSFMALTYAKQGVTSLDEVFKVAEYVPEIVGDDDAAI; this is translated from the coding sequence ATGAGACCTAGTTTAAAAATGCGCTTAGGCGACTTGCTTGTTCACGAGCAAATGATTTCTGAAGCACAACTAAGCGAAGCGCTTAATGTTCAGGCTGCCTCAGGGCGTAAACTCGGCGCCACTTTAATTGCGCTTAATTTTATCAGTGAGCCGCAATTATTAAGATTTTTAGCACAGCAATTACAAATTCCGTTTTTAGATATTTCACAGCGTAAAATATCATCAGAAGTATCTAAATTACTCTCAGAGGTATACGCCAGGCGCTACAGAGCGCTTGTAATAGAAGACAATGGTGACTCTGTTTTAGTGGGGATGAGTGACCCCGCAGATTTAAGAGCGCTTGATCAATTAGCGCCCATGCTAGCGCCAAAACGCTTAGAGTTAGCCGTTGTGCAAGAAAGCCAGCTTATGGCTGCCTTTGATAATGTGTATCGACGCACCGAAGATATTACCAACTTTGCCGAAAAGCTACATGAAGAGTATGAGGATGTTGAAGAGTTTGACCTTAACTCTTTAGCTGACGAAACCTCTGATGCAACGGTTGTTAAGCTACTACAATCTATTTTTGAAGATGCCGTACAAGTTCGTGCGTCAGATATTCATATAGAGCCTGATGAAAGGCTACTGCGTATTCGCCAGCGAGTAGATGGTGTATTACAAGAGCACACGTTAAACCAAGTTAAAATTGCCTCTGCGTTAGTGCTCAGGCTTAAATTAATGTCAGGTTTAGACATATCAGAAAAACGTTTACCGCAAGATGGCCGCTTCAATATAAAAGTTCATACTCATAGTATTGATGTGCGTTTATCAACCATGCCAGTGCAATATGGTGAGTCGGTTGTTATGCGACTACTTGACCAGTCAGCTGGGCTTTTATCACTAGATGAAACCGGTATGCCGGTACATATTTTAAAGCGCTTGCGCAGCATTATAAAGCGCCCACATGGCATGGTACTAGTAACAGGCCCTACCGGCTCAGGTAAAACCACCACGTTATACGGCGCTTTAAGTGAGCTTAATCAACAAGAAAGCAAAATTATTACCGTAGAGGATCCTGTTGAATACCGCATTGGCCGTGTAAATCAGGTGCAAATAAACAACAAAATAGGCTTAAGTTTTGCCAGTGTTTTACGCACCACCCTAAGACAAGACCCCGATATTATTATGGTGGGGGAAATGCGTGACCAAGAAACCGTAGATATAGGTTTGAGGGCTGCATTAACAGGTCATTTGGTGCTTTCTACTTTGCATACCAATGATGCGATATCAAGTGCTATGCGCTTAATTGATATGGGAGCGCCGGCTTACCTCGTTGCGAGTTCATTACGCGCCATTATTGCTCAGCGCCTCGTAAGGCGAATTTGTCCAGAATGTAAAATCCCGTACCACCCTGATAAACAAGAGCAAAGCTGGCTCACTTATTTAGGTGAAAACCTAAGCAATACACAATTTTGGCGAGGACAAGGCTGTACCGCTTGTAATCATAGTGGTTACAAAGGCCGAGTAGGTATTTTTGAACTACTAGAAATGAACGATGCCATGATGGACGCACTGCGTAATAACGATACTCAGCAGTTTGCTGAAGCTGCCAAAAATAGCGCTAATTTTGCTCCGCTTTCATTTATGGCTTTAACTTACGCAAAGCAAGGGGTTACGTCGTTAGATGAGGTATTTAAAGTGGCTGAATATGTCCCCGAAATAGTAGGTGATGACGATGCAGCTATATAG
- a CDS encoding type II secretion system F family protein: MQLYSYKAKDAKGALVKGRVEANNQAGVADSLLKRQYIPISISLVETKNNIKLFDNLFNEKISLDDMIMFSRQMYSLLKAGIPIIRAMVGLADTTQNKEFKSVLLEVTRQLEQGRELSSALAIHNKIFSRLTISMVKVGEGSGRLEDAFYQLAIYFEKEQETRKRIKAAMRYPTFVILALFVAMIILNIFVIPTFASMFEKFDAELPLMTQILIGTSNFFVNYWWLLALLCVGGVIGWRRYLNTSAGRFKWDQHKLKIPFVGDILKRTLLGRYSQSLAMVLRSGVPMTTGLSLTAHAVDNSYMEKAIITMRQDIEKGDSLLRASRSSELFSQLVLQMVAVGEETGRVDELLQEAADFYEREVDYDLRSLTAKIEPILTVFVAIMVLILALGIFMPMWNMMSAIKG, encoded by the coding sequence ATGCAGCTATATAGTTATAAGGCTAAAGATGCCAAAGGTGCCTTGGTAAAAGGTCGCGTTGAAGCTAATAACCAAGCGGGCGTGGCCGACAGCTTACTAAAACGACAATACATACCTATTTCTATTTCGTTAGTTGAAACAAAAAATAATATTAAATTATTTGATAACTTGTTTAATGAAAAAATTAGCCTTGATGACATGATCATGTTTTCACGGCAAATGTACTCATTACTCAAGGCGGGTATTCCTATTATTAGAGCCATGGTTGGGCTGGCCGATACAACTCAAAATAAAGAGTTTAAAAGTGTTCTTCTTGAGGTTACACGTCAATTAGAGCAAGGCCGTGAGCTCTCTAGTGCGTTAGCTATACACAATAAAATATTTAGTCGCTTAACTATTTCTATGGTGAAAGTAGGTGAAGGATCGGGGCGCTTAGAAGATGCCTTTTATCAACTGGCCATTTACTTTGAAAAAGAGCAAGAAACCCGTAAACGCATTAAAGCGGCTATGCGTTACCCTACTTTTGTAATTTTAGCGCTATTTGTTGCCATGATCATTTTAAACATTTTTGTGATCCCGACATTTGCCAGCATGTTTGAAAAGTTCGATGCCGAACTCCCCCTAATGACACAAATACTTATAGGTACGAGCAACTTTTTTGTTAACTACTGGTGGTTACTTGCGCTTTTGTGTGTGGGCGGGGTAATTGGTTGGCGACGTTATTTAAATACCAGCGCTGGGCGCTTTAAATGGGATCAACATAAGTTAAAAATTCCATTTGTGGGTGATATTTTAAAGCGCACCTTACTTGGCCGCTATAGCCAAAGCTTAGCCATGGTATTGCGCTCGGGTGTGCCGATGACGACAGGGCTCTCATTAACGGCGCACGCTGTAGATAATAGCTACATGGAAAAAGCCATTATTACTATGCGTCAAGATATAGAAAAAGGCGACAGCTTATTGCGGGCTTCTAGAAGCAGTGAGTTATTTTCGCAGCTTGTTTTGCAAATGGTGGCAGTAGGTGAAGAAACGGGCCGTGTTGATGAATTATTACAAGAGGCTGCTGATTTTTATGAGCGAGAAGTTGATTACGACTTACGTAGTTTAACAGCAAAAATAGAGCCTATTTTAACGGTATTTGTTGCCATTATGGTGCTTATTTTAGCGCTAGGTATATTTATGCCAATGTGGAACATGATGTCGGCAATTAAAGGGTAA
- a CDS encoding agglutinin biogenesis protein MshB → MGSLRARSAGFSLFELVLVVALLAVIMVFAIPQYIGIKNQAHSASVDVVAGGFASALSMVRGQWELEGRPKGANYTTHINYGGVIVGVDGERGTPTSDKTIKVDTRASAMNAKQCQQVLNVILQDAPSSTLSNEISTITKVSFLVRYNAKKSQCIYYLTHHLNTENIPIDGAVMAKQVGFSYFPITGKVHTFKN, encoded by the coding sequence GTGGGTAGCCTACGAGCGCGCTCAGCAGGTTTTTCGTTATTTGAACTCGTTTTAGTGGTGGCTTTACTGGCAGTTATTATGGTTTTTGCTATACCTCAATACATAGGGATTAAAAATCAAGCACATAGTGCCAGTGTAGATGTAGTTGCTGGTGGTTTTGCCTCAGCGCTTTCAATGGTACGCGGGCAGTGGGAGCTAGAGGGGCGACCTAAAGGCGCTAATTATACAACGCATATTAATTACGGAGGTGTCATTGTTGGCGTTGATGGGGAGAGAGGCACACCAACAAGTGATAAAACAATAAAAGTAGACACGCGCGCGAGTGCAATGAATGCAAAGCAGTGCCAGCAAGTATTAAATGTAATTTTACAAGACGCGCCTTCAAGCACGTTAAGTAATGAGATTTCAACAATAACGAAGGTGAGCTTTTTAGTACGTTACAACGCAAAAAAATCGCAATGTATCTATTATTTAACTCATCACTTAAATACTGAAAACATACCTATTGATGGCGCTGTAATGGCTAAACAAGTAGGTTTTTCGTACTTTCCTATAACGGGCAAAGTGCATACTTTTAAAAACTAA
- a CDS encoding prepilin-type N-terminal cleavage/methylation domain-containing protein, producing the protein MKTQSINKPINMQAGFTLVELIIVIVILGILAVTAAPRFLNLQGDANASTLEGLQGSIRSGMNIVNGKSIIASNHKKATATVTVDTGDAVATVYGYPAATEAAFEAFLDVDFADGSADADGTADTVDSKDFNIDATTTAGTAVIYPNSYVAGDNCRIEYTQAADANDGTPPVSVTPPTVTLITSGC; encoded by the coding sequence ATGAAAACGCAGTCAATAAATAAACCAATCAACATGCAAGCGGGTTTTACGCTCGTTGAACTTATCATTGTAATCGTGATTTTAGGGATTTTAGCAGTAACCGCCGCCCCTCGGTTTTTAAACCTACAAGGTGATGCGAATGCTTCCACACTTGAAGGCTTACAAGGCTCAATTCGAAGCGGTATGAACATTGTCAATGGTAAGTCTATTATCGCAAGCAACCATAAAAAAGCGACTGCAACGGTGACTGTTGATACTGGCGATGCAGTAGCTACTGTTTATGGCTACCCTGCGGCGACAGAAGCAGCCTTTGAGGCTTTTTTAGATGTTGACTTTGCGGATGGTAGCGCTGATGCAGATGGCACTGCTGACACTGTTGACTCAAAAGACTTTAATATAGATGCAACCACCACAGCGGGTACCGCTGTTATCTATCCAAATAGTTATGTAGCTGGAGATAACTGCCGTATTGAATATACACAAGCTGCAGATGCAAACGATGGAACTCCACCTGTGTCTGTTACACCTCCAACTGTTACGCTTATTACTAGCGGGTGTTAA